A stretch of Schistocerca cancellata isolate TAMUIC-IGC-003103 chromosome 3, iqSchCanc2.1, whole genome shotgun sequence DNA encodes these proteins:
- the LOC126176783 gene encoding uncharacterized protein LOC126176783, protein MAVFAARVPRRMNRWHLAWVGKTMAAALVVWLVVATGVVRIEVPRSPLSPGAVANATPSSRAAFANSPTPVAAAKAAQETKNTVPPSVLHGAMKQVSNVPLEFWAKYSGKTLQLNKTCAKFPSVLELDFNNLYWQRTVTSNGTVYLFSAYVDVRKQNKQAPTVRLIGMIDRIEPKTKLTCQLWFEGEKAPVFSQVYEYKYMWNAKWGNHKQGILQPYLISCKVPDSHKSKVPAVVSVVEHQCDTATASLRISHEKPEKKKGFAVCVKGLDFKHADMTLRLVEWIELLGILGADKVYLYELQTHPNMSRLLRYYEGTGQVDVKPLTLPAFQPNVHPLQHLYLTRKLVHKRQNEVIPYNDCLYRNMYKYDYIALLDTDEVIVPVKALDWHELMRSIESDATKTKQPDSYNVRNVYFFDDAKHAHGWFADIPPYMHMLQHVYRAKNFTKAGQFVKCFHDTERVLALHNHFPFHCLGSCHSFSVPTEAAQLQHYRKDCVNQLKNTCNDYRTNVLTDTTVWKYKEELIARTAAVLDAIDYTA, encoded by the coding sequence GAGGATGAACAGGTGGCACTTGGCGTGGGTGGGCAAGACGATGGCGGCGGCTCTGGTGGTGTGGCTCGTGGTGGCGACGGGCGTGGTCCGCATCGAAGTCCCGCGCAGCCCCCTGTCGCCCGGCGCCGTCGCCAACGCCACCCCGTCGTCGCGCGCCGCCTTCGCCAACTCTCCCACGCCGGTCGCCGCCGCCAAAGCCGCGCAGGAAACGAAGAACACAGTGCCGCCGAGTGTTCTGCACGGCGCTATGAAGCAAGTCTCCAACGTCCCTTTGGAATTCTGGGCCAAATACTCTGGCAAGACGCTGCAGCTGAACAAGACGTGCGCGAAGTTTCCTAGTGTTCTAGAATTGGACTTCAACAACCTTTACTGGCAAAGGACGGTGACCAGCAACGGTACCGTGTATCTCTTCAGTGCTTACGTTGACGTTCGCAAACAAAACAAGCAAGCGCCGACCGTCCGGCTTATCGGTATGATCGACAGGATCGAACCTAAGACCAAACTGACCTGTCAGCTCTGGTTCGAAGGGGAGAAGGCTCCCGTCTTCTCCCAGGTGTACGAGTACAAGTACATGTGGAACGCGAAGTGGGGCAACCACAAGCAAGGCATCCTGCAGCCGTACCTGATCAGCTGCAAAGTGCCGGATTCCCACAAGTCCAAAGTGCCGGCAGTAGTGTCCGTCGTGGAACACCAGTGCGACACGGCCACGGCCAGTCTGCGGATAAGCCACGAGAAGCCGGAGAAGAAGAAGGGCTTTGCCGTGTGCGTCAAGGGGCTGGACTTCAAGCACGCAGACATGACCCTCCGCTTGGTCGAGTGGATCGAGTTGCTGGGCATCCTCGGAGCCGACAAGGTGTACCTGTACGAGCTGCAGACGCATCCCAACATGAGCCGCCTGCTGAGGTACTACGAGGGCACGGGACAAGTGGACGTGAAGCCCCTGACGCTGCCCGCTTTCCAGCCCAACGTGCACCCGCTGCAGCACCTGTACCTCACCAGGAAGCTCGTCCACAAGCGCCAGAACGAGGTCATACCGTACAACGACTGCCTGTACAGGAACATGTACAAGTACGACTACATAGCGCTGCTGGACACGGACGAGGTCATCGTGCCCGTAAAGGCGCTCGATTGGCACGAACTGATGCGCTCCATCGAGTCCGACGCCACGAAAACCAAGCAGCCGGACTCTTACAACGTGCGGAACGTGTACTTCTTCGACGACGCGAAGCACGCGCACGGCTGGTTCGCAGACATCCCGCCCTACATGCACATGCTGCAGCACGTGTACCGCGCCAAGAACTTCACGAAGGCGGGCCAGTTCGTCAAGTGCTTCCACGACACGGAGAGGGTGCTGGCGCTGCACAACCACTTCCCGTTCCACTGCCTCGGCTCCTGCCACTCGTTCTCCGTGCCGACGGAGGCGGCGCAGCTGCAGCACTACAGGAAGGATTGTGTGAACCAGCTGAAGAACACGTGCAACGACTACCGGACTAACGTGCTGACCGACACGACCGTGTGGAAGTACAAAGAGGAGCTGATTGCGAGGACTGCAGCCGTTCTCGACGCTATAGATTACACGGCGTAG